Genomic segment of Vallitalea longa:
AGGTTACAAAAATATTATAATGATAACTTTAGGAACTGGTGTAGGCGGTGCTGTAATATGTGATAATAAGCTAGTCAGGGGAAAACACTTTAGTACAGGTGAAATTGGTCACACAGTTATATATCCAGATGGAATAGAATGTAATTGTGGTAAAAAAGGCTGCTTAGAGCAGTATGTATCGGGAAATGGAATAACAAAAAGATATAATAAGATGATAGGTGGAAATAAGGTTAATAAGGCAGAAGAAGTTTTCGAGTTATATATTAAAGAAGATAATATAGCTAATCTTGTTGTTAATGAAGCCATTAAGACTCTAGCTATAGCAATCAATAATTTAAGAAATATACTTGATCCAGAAATATTTATAATAGGTGGCGGGTTAATTAATTCAAAAGAAATATGGTGGGATAGTTTTATTTTACAAATTGATAAAGATATAAAAATTAATAGTGCTTTACTTAGTAACAAAGCAACAATGTATGGTGCAGCAAAATTAATACTCAAATATTTATAATAAAATTGTTAGGAGGATAAAAATGCCACAAAGAATAATGTACATTCCTTTAGATGAACGTCCGGTGAATGTTGTATATCCTAAGATGATACTTGACATAAGTGATGTTGAGGTTCTATTACCACCAGTTAATATAATGGGAATGAAAAAGAAAAATGCTGATATTAGTTTACTTTCTAATTGGATGGAGGCTAACATTAGTGATATAGATTATTTGGTACTATCTATAGATATGTTTATATACGGTGGATTAATACCATCAAGAATTCATAATAGACCTTATATTCAGTGTATTAATAACCTTAATTTACTAAAGAAGTTTAAGAATATAAATGATAAATTAAAAATATATGCTTTTGATACAATAATGAGAGTTCCATCTTATAATAGTGATGATGAAGAACCAGATTATTATGAATTATATGGAGAAAAAATATTTGAACTGGGAGCTCTAATGGATAAAATTTCACAAAATATTTCTTCAAACGAGGAAAAACAACAACAAGAGATAATAAAAGAAGAAATACCCAGTGATGCAATGCAAGACTATATTAAAAGAAGAGAATTAAATAATAAGATTACTAAAGCAGTTATTAATTATGTAGAAGAAGATATTATAGATTTTTTAATTATTCCTATGGATGATTGTTCAGAGTTTGGATTTAGCTCAAAAGAGCGAAGAAATATAATGAGTATAATTCGCCAAAAAGGGTTGTTACATAAAATTTACTCCTATCCTGGTGCTGATGAAGTAGGGTGTACGTTAGTTACAAGGGCATTTAATAAAATTATAAAATATCAGCCAAGGTTATATATAAGATATTCTTCTGTAGTAGGACCTACATTAATACCTAGATTAGAGGAT
This window contains:
- a CDS encoding DUF4127 family protein, coding for MPQRIMYIPLDERPVNVVYPKMILDISDVEVLLPPVNIMGMKKKNADISLLSNWMEANISDIDYLVLSIDMFIYGGLIPSRIHNRPYIQCINNLNLLKKFKNINDKLKIYAFDTIMRVPSYNSDDEEPDYYELYGEKIFELGALMDKISQNISSNEEKQQQEIIKEEIPSDAMQDYIKRRELNNKITKAVINYVEEDIIDFLIIPMDDCSEFGFSSKERRNIMSIIRQKGLLHKIYSYPGADEVGCTLVTRAFNKIIKYQPRLYIRYSSVVGPTLIPRLEDRSVHETVKYQIIAAGGIVVDNSLECDFVLMVNPPSYNTLRLYDGNDSIFKRIELNDPYRNINEFVLAVKYYIEKDIPCAVADVAQVNDVDDDMMMLLKSYHLLDKLLSYAGWNTSSNTLGTVIAHSMVTSYYIVNNKLYDSNEIKSKKFLCQRYLEDWAYQHYVRKDIIDMLEDMQISYFNLEDKLDYVCDTIKDKLYDFQNKNLMGLKFDFDVNIPWNRLYEIGITFK
- a CDS encoding ROK family protein, which gives rise to MKKVIGIDIGGTKILGGLINEKGTLIESIKVPTNALCGRDAIINSIFSIINKLMDKEVKGIGVGSAGRINYNKGIVDYATDNLPGWTNLNIKKTVETKYKIPVIADNDVNTAVLGEHWIGSALGYKNIIMITLGTGVGGAVICDNKLVRGKHFSTGEIGHTVIYPDGIECNCGKKGCLEQYVSGNGITKRYNKMIGGNKVNKAEEVFELYIKEDNIANLVVNEAIKTLAIAINNLRNILDPEIFIIGGGLINSKEIWWDSFILQIDKDIKINSALLSNKATMYGAAKLILKYL